CAAAGCAATTTTGGCCTTCTACGACGGGGCCCGCCAGGCCATCGAGCGCGGCGCCATGCACATCAACGACATCCTGAACCTGCCCCAGATAGAACAGTGCGCCCGGTTCAAGGAAGTGCCCCAGGCCCAGTTCAAAGCGCATATCGACGCTTTCATCGCCGGGCTGGGTGAGGCCTTTGCCAAGAAATAACCAGGCAAGAATACTGAATATTTAATACTGAATACTGAATACGGAGGTCTTACCATGCGCCTTGTTACCAGATCCGATTTTGACGGCCTGATCTGCGGAGTCCTGCTGAAGGAGGCCGGGATCATCGACCAGTTCAAGTTCGTCCATCCCAAGGATGTCCAGGACGGCAAGGTGGAAGTGACGGCCGACGACGTGCTGGCCAACGTGCCCTACGCCAAGGGCTGCGGGATGTGGTTCGACCATCATTTATCGGAAAGCGAGCGCAAAGCCTTTCCCGACGACTTCAAGGGTAAGTCCGAGCCGGCCAAGAGCTGCGCCCGGGTGATCTACGAATTTTACGGCGGGGAGAAGAAATTCCCAAAGTTCGCCGAGATGCTGAAGGCGGTTGACAAATCCGACTCCGGCGACCTGACGGTGGAGGAGATCGCCGCGCCCAAGGGCTGGATCCTGCTGGCCTTCATCATGGACCCCCGCACCGGGCTGGGCCGCTACTCCGACTACCGGATCAGCAACCTGCAGCTGATGCAGGACCTGATGGAATACTGCCGCACCATGAACATCATAGAGATCCTGGACCTGCCGGACATCCGGGAGAGGATCCAGCGCTATCACGAGTCGGAATGGCTGTACAAGGAGATGATCAAGAGATATTCCACCGTCCATGAGAATGTGCTGGTGACCGACCTGCGCAAGGTGGAGGAGATCCCCACCGGCAACCGCTTCGTGGAATACGGGATGTTCCCCAACATCAACATCTCCATCCGGATGATGTGGGGGATGAAGAAACTGAACGTGGTTTTTGCGGTCGGCCACAGCATCATCAACCGGACCTCCAGGACCAACGTGGGATCATTGATGCTGAAGTACAACGGCGGCGGCCACGCCAAGGTGGGCACCTGCCAGGTGGCGATAGAGAAGGCGGACGAGGTGCTTAAGGAATTGGTCAAACAGATGAATGCGGACGGGTAAATGATCTTGTCCGGTATTCAGGAAGGTAATCATGTTTGAACGCAAACACGAAAAACTGGCCCCGCCTTCGGTCTTTGCCAAAAGGATGGTGGCCTCGGCGGCCTCGGCGGTTGGTCTGGCAGGGGCGGTATTGC
The sequence above is a segment of the bacterium genome. Coding sequences within it:
- a CDS encoding exopolyphosphatase, which produces MRLVTRSDFDGLICGVLLKEAGIIDQFKFVHPKDVQDGKVEVTADDVLANVPYAKGCGMWFDHHLSESERKAFPDDFKGKSEPAKSCARVIYEFYGGEKKFPKFAEMLKAVDKSDSGDLTVEEIAAPKGWILLAFIMDPRTGLGRYSDYRISNLQLMQDLMEYCRTMNIIEILDLPDIRERIQRYHESEWLYKEMIKRYSTVHENVLVTDLRKVEEIPTGNRFVEYGMFPNINISIRMMWGMKKLNVVFAVGHSIINRTSRTNVGSLMLKYNGGGHAKVGTCQVAIEKADEVLKELVKQMNADG